A genomic segment from Clostridium pasteurianum BC1 encodes:
- a CDS encoding glycoside hydrolase family 68 protein, translated as MQKREIYKKASKRLVALVICLGVLLIIFLSSYQLNKKIINIVHPSIWSRQQAQNFVLTKENTASNIDPNFKLAAPDLWIWDTWPLTKRDGSVATVNGYKVIFALTAPRSVDWDKRHDVARISCFYSEDGKHWTYKGPAYNPEDALGSRQWAGSAMLDDNGKVQFFYTATGRKGEAVITSEQRLAKTTFDISADKNGVHLSNWSKHQVILEPDGVYYQTMQQAKGPIIYSFRDPCFFEDPKTGKEYLLFEGNKGGDDQRLKPENIGDELFRKTHIIPPEAENFNGNIGIAAAEDKDLTKFKLLTPLLEAAGVNQQLERPHVVIKGNQYYLFTISHRFTYAPGLNGPDGLYGFVGDSLRSNYKPLNGNGLVITNPANDPYQTYSWYVMPGGSVLSFINEYHVNGQLRYGGTFAPTLQISLTGDKSKITEELAEGVVTSSH; from the coding sequence TTGCAAAAAAGAGAAATTTATAAGAAAGCATCTAAACGATTAGTTGCTTTAGTGATTTGTTTGGGGGTATTATTAATTATCTTCTTATCTTCCTATCAGCTAAATAAGAAAATAATTAATATAGTTCACCCAAGTATTTGGTCACGTCAGCAAGCACAGAATTTCGTACTTACAAAGGAAAATACAGCATCTAATATTGATCCAAATTTCAAACTTGCGGCTCCTGATCTCTGGATTTGGGATACTTGGCCACTTACTAAAAGAGACGGTTCTGTAGCAACAGTTAATGGATATAAGGTTATTTTTGCGCTAACTGCACCTAGAAGTGTGGATTGGGACAAACGTCATGATGTTGCAAGAATAAGTTGTTTTTACTCAGAAGATGGTAAACATTGGACATACAAAGGACCTGCTTATAATCCAGAAGATGCTCTTGGTTCTAGACAATGGGCTGGTTCAGCAATGCTTGATGACAATGGAAAGGTTCAGTTTTTCTATACTGCTACTGGTAGAAAAGGGGAGGCAGTTATAACTTCTGAACAACGTTTAGCTAAGACTACCTTTGATATAAGTGCAGATAAGAATGGAGTTCATCTTTCAAATTGGAGTAAGCACCAAGTTATCCTTGAGCCAGATGGGGTATACTATCAAACTATGCAGCAGGCAAAAGGACCTATAATATATTCTTTCCGTGATCCGTGTTTCTTTGAAGATCCTAAAACTGGAAAAGAGTATTTATTGTTCGAAGGAAATAAAGGTGGAGATGATCAAAGATTAAAACCTGAAAATATTGGTGATGAATTATTTCGTAAAACACATATAATACCACCAGAAGCGGAAAATTTCAACGGAAATATCGGTATTGCCGCTGCAGAAGATAAAGATTTAACAAAATTTAAATTATTGACTCCATTACTTGAAGCAGCTGGTGTTAACCAACAGCTTGAACGCCCACATGTTGTAATTAAAGGAAATCAATATTACTTGTTTACTATCAGCCACAGATTTACTTATGCTCCAGGATTGAATGGTCCAGATGGATTATATGGTTTTGTTGGTGATTCTCTACGTAGTAATTATAAGCCTTTAAACGGAAATGGGCTTGTAATAACTAATCCTGCTAATGATCCATATCAAACATATTCATGGTATGTGATGCCTGGTGGAAGTGTTTTAAGTTTTATAAATGAATATCATGTTAATGGACAACTTAGATATGGGGGTACTTTTGCACCAACATTGCAAATTAGTTTAACAGGAGATAAATCAAAAATTACAGAAGAACTTGCAGAAGGAGTAGTTACTTCTTCACATTAG
- a CDS encoding anti-sigma factor domain-containing protein, translating into MKGIVFEELKDKLIVLTEEGDFIEIGRLSDKVEIGEEIVIKGEKRNTKQTLKRFTFAAAIFAMIILASYGVYGCFITQGYVSIGINPSVNKNASMEMAYNLFGKTIKLQALNKDGNTLIEKIGGFQFKPTNIVINEFIKAAEKEKVILQEKENTIVITITTSNKKIDDESLDSSVEHYIKDNNIKAKVMIVLGNKTDYERAKQSGVPTDKFILINKALKKNSAYKFGDLNKKSIEEIIHIINEEEKNYK; encoded by the coding sequence ATGAAAGGAATTGTATTTGAAGAATTAAAGGATAAACTTATTGTGTTAACAGAAGAAGGAGATTTTATAGAAATAGGTAGGTTAAGTGACAAGGTAGAAATCGGGGAAGAAATTGTTATTAAAGGAGAAAAAAGAAATACAAAACAAACTTTAAAACGTTTTACTTTCGCTGCAGCTATATTTGCTATGATTATATTGGCAAGTTATGGAGTTTATGGTTGTTTTATTACACAAGGATATGTAAGTATTGGTATAAATCCAAGTGTTAATAAAAATGCAAGCATGGAAATGGCCTACAATTTGTTTGGAAAAACTATAAAATTACAAGCATTAAATAAAGATGGAAATACTCTTATTGAAAAAATAGGTGGATTTCAATTTAAACCTACAAATATAGTGATTAATGAATTTATTAAAGCAGCAGAAAAAGAAAAAGTTATTTTACAAGAAAAGGAAAATACAATTGTAATAACGATAACCACCTCTAATAAGAAAATTGATGATGAAAGCCTGGATAGTTCAGTAGAACATTATATTAAAGACAATAATATAAAGGCAAAAGTTATGATTGTATTGGGAAATAAAACTGATTATGAAAGAGCTAAACAATCCGGTGTTCCAACTGATAAGTTTATTTTGATAAATAAAGCATTGAAAAAGAATTCTGCTTATAAATTTGGTGATTTAAATAAAAAGTCCATAGAGGAAATTATTCATATAATTAATGAAGAAGAAAAAAACTATAAATAG
- the sigI gene encoding RNA polymerase sigma-I factor — MFFKKSLEERVEKAKKSQEELNTLIEEYKPFIASTLQKKTGKYLKYGYDDELTIGMMAFKEAIDSYDKSKGKFLNFAKQVIILRGIDYYRKNEKLKNTVYLQGTYDIENEDISIGILNRAMEEYEHKNVNEMRKLEILEYKKELKEWGIELLELVQASPKQQKLKKTYKDIAQFIVQDKDMLNKLISIKRLPLKEIENSMLIQRKKLERGRIYIIALVIAAIGDYELIREYIE, encoded by the coding sequence ATGTTTTTTAAGAAATCTCTTGAGGAACGAGTAGAAAAGGCAAAAAAAAGTCAAGAAGAATTAAACACGTTAATCGAGGAATATAAGCCGTTTATAGCAAGTACTTTGCAGAAAAAGACAGGAAAATATTTAAAGTATGGATATGATGACGAGCTTACAATTGGTATGATGGCTTTTAAGGAAGCTATAGATTCATACGATAAAAGCAAAGGGAAATTTTTAAACTTTGCTAAACAGGTTATTATTCTTAGAGGTATAGATTATTACAGAAAGAATGAAAAATTAAAAAATACAGTTTATTTGCAAGGAACTTATGATATAGAAAATGAAGATATAAGCATTGGAATACTGAATAGAGCGATGGAAGAATATGAACATAAAAATGTAAATGAAATGAGAAAATTGGAAATTTTAGAATATAAAAAGGAATTAAAAGAATGGGGAATTGAACTTTTAGAACTAGTGCAAGCTTCTCCAAAACAACAAAAGCTTAAAAAAACCTATAAGGATATTGCACAATTTATTGTACAGGATAAAGATATGCTTAACAAGTTAATAAGTATAAAAAGATTGCCTTTAAAAGAAATAGAAAACAGTATGCTTATCCAGCGTAAAAAACTTGAAAGAGGAAGAATATATATTATTGCATTAGTGATTGCGGCAATAGGTGACTATGAACTGATACGAGAATACATCGAATGA
- a CDS encoding DUF47 domain-containing protein encodes MDKRNIFDRFFPVKYDFYEMLNKQAELNMLGIDMLHKWLSSRSKNEEEELLRYVKEADEVRLDMESKLIEAFTTPFDREDIYSISVEMDKVIEFAKSTLESMEAFEVEPNDIIINMVEKLKEGMDFLFESLTILESNPIKSQQNIIKMREAHVEVERLYRNGMAEAFKCNDPMHALKQREVYHHIKDASANLEYTVDIFHRIVVRRV; translated from the coding sequence ATGGATAAAAGAAATATCTTTGATAGGTTTTTCCCAGTAAAATATGATTTTTACGAAATGCTAAACAAACAGGCAGAGCTTAATATGTTAGGTATTGATATGTTACACAAATGGTTGAGTAGTCGATCAAAGAATGAAGAGGAAGAACTTCTACGGTATGTTAAAGAGGCAGATGAAGTTAGATTGGATATGGAAAGTAAACTGATAGAGGCGTTTACAACACCTTTTGACAGGGAAGATATTTATTCTATTTCCGTTGAAATGGATAAGGTAATTGAGTTTGCTAAATCAACATTAGAATCTATGGAAGCATTTGAAGTGGAACCGAATGATATCATTATTAATATGGTGGAAAAGCTTAAAGAAGGTATGGATTTTCTATTTGAATCCTTAACAATATTGGAAAGCAATCCAATAAAATCGCAGCAAAACATAATTAAAATGAGGGAAGCGCACGTTGAGGTAGAACGGCTTTATCGAAATGGAATGGCTGAAGCGTTTAAGTGTAATGACCCAATGCATGCTCTTAAACAAAGAGAAGTGTATCACCATATAAAAGATGCCTCAGCTAATTTAGAATATACTGTAGATATATTTCACAGGATAGTTGTACGAAGAGTATAA
- a CDS encoding inorganic phosphate transporter, whose protein sequence is MVSISITVILIAVILIALIFALSNGLHDASSVVATCIVSGAAMPKQAIGIASIFGMIGSILGGSAVADTISKIIDLPVNTSMLTILLAAIMGAVIWNLVTWRLGLPSSSTHALIGGIIGSVWVSSGYKHILWGWNELIGGQYQLTGIVKVVAGLIISPMLGFIIAFILQKVTRLLLRNAKFTLNNSLNKLQLGIAAALAYSHGANDTQKIIGIITLALMAGKGIAINTAPLWVRIAGGLVMFIGTMLGGWTIMRTIGRGIFKIRVIHSVNSQLASSGSLLLATFIGAPVSTTHVVVGSVMGVGAADEYKMVHWGVAKEIILAWFITIPLSAVVSALIYSLTNFIFKVI, encoded by the coding sequence ATGGTGTCTATCAGCATAACCGTAATTTTAATAGCAGTAATTTTAATAGCACTTATTTTTGCACTTTCCAATGGGCTGCATGATGCAAGCTCTGTAGTTGCAACCTGTATTGTTTCTGGTGCAGCAATGCCAAAGCAAGCAATTGGAATTGCATCAATTTTTGGAATGATAGGTTCTATTTTAGGTGGAAGTGCAGTAGCGGATACTATCTCTAAGATTATAGATTTACCAGTGAATACTTCCATGCTCACAATACTTCTTGCAGCAATTATGGGAGCAGTTATATGGAATTTAGTAACCTGGAGATTAGGACTGCCTTCAAGTTCTACACATGCTTTGATAGGCGGAATAATTGGATCAGTATGGGTGTCTTCAGGTTATAAACATATACTATGGGGCTGGAATGAACTAATTGGTGGACAGTATCAACTCACTGGAATTGTGAAAGTAGTTGCAGGTTTAATTATTTCACCGATGCTTGGATTTATAATTGCATTTATTCTTCAAAAAGTTACGAGATTGTTGCTGAGGAATGCGAAATTTACATTAAATAATAGTCTAAATAAGCTGCAATTGGGAATAGCTGCAGCACTTGCCTACAGCCATGGTGCTAATGACACTCAAAAAATAATTGGAATAATAACCTTAGCATTGATGGCAGGTAAAGGTATAGCAATAAATACAGCACCGCTTTGGGTAAGAATAGCTGGCGGACTTGTAATGTTTATTGGAACAATGCTTGGAGGCTGGACAATAATGAGAACTATCGGTAGAGGAATATTTAAAATAAGGGTTATTCATAGCGTAAACTCTCAATTAGCTTCTTCAGGGTCACTACTATTGGCTACTTTTATTGGGGCACCCGTTTCTACTACTCATGTAGTTGTCGGCAGTGTTATGGGAGTTGGTGCAGCTGACGAATATAAAATGGTCCATTGGGGTGTAGCAAAGGAAATTATTTTAGCTTGGTTTATTACAATACCACTATCTGCGGTAGTTTCTGCATTGATATATAGTTTAACTAATTTTATTTTCAAAGTAATATAA
- the deoC gene encoding deoxyribose-phosphate aldolase, which produces MELSKYIDHTILKPDATLQEVKKICSEAKKYSFASVCVNPYYAKFVSCELKETSVKTCVVIGFPLGANTKEVKAFEASNAVENGAQEVDMVINIGALKDKKYDVVESDIKAVVDSVSGKALVKVIIECCLLTKEEIVMACRLSLKAGTDFVKTSTGFSTSGAKVEDVKLMRETVGENAGVKASGGIRDYKSAMEMINAGANRIGASAGIAIVSEFNEQN; this is translated from the coding sequence ATGGAACTATCAAAATATATAGATCATACCATACTTAAGCCAGATGCCACTTTGCAGGAAGTTAAGAAAATCTGCAGTGAAGCGAAAAAATACAGTTTTGCTTCAGTTTGCGTAAATCCTTATTATGCAAAATTTGTCAGTTGTGAGCTTAAAGAAACAAGCGTAAAGACCTGTGTAGTGATAGGTTTCCCACTAGGTGCAAATACTAAGGAAGTAAAAGCATTTGAAGCTTCAAATGCTGTGGAAAATGGTGCTCAGGAAGTTGATATGGTAATTAATATCGGGGCACTTAAGGACAAGAAGTACGATGTGGTGGAAAGCGATATAAAGGCAGTAGTGGATAGTGTTAGTGGTAAAGCATTGGTAAAGGTAATCATTGAATGCTGTCTTCTAACTAAAGAAGAAATAGTTATGGCATGTAGACTCTCCTTAAAGGCTGGTACAGATTTTGTAAAGACCTCAACAGGGTTCAGCACGAGCGGTGCTAAGGTTGAAGATGTAAAGCTAATGAGAGAGACGGTGGGTGAGAATGCTGGAGTAAAAGCATCAGGTGGAATAAGGGACTACAAGTCTGCAATGGAGATGATAAATGCAGGTGCTAATAGAATAGGGGCAAGTGCAGGAATTGCTATAGTAAGTGAATTTAATGAGCAAAACTAA
- the aat gene encoding leucyl/phenylalanyl-tRNA--protein transferase gives MPIYSLSDDLIFPHPSLSREDGLLAVYGDLSPERLLLAYSNGIFPWFSEDEPILWWSPDPRFILYPKDVKISHSMKKIIKKNIYKITFDTCFREVIYNCGNTRKESGTWITNEMIEAYCKLHELGFAHSVEAWHENKLVGGLYGIIIGKCFFGESMFSTMSNSSKAAFITLCKLLEEKNFIVIDCQVYTQHLESLGAVNIPRNEFLELVQKGISMYPLKLSFNKK, from the coding sequence ATGCCAATTTACTCATTAAGCGATGATTTAATCTTTCCTCATCCTTCTCTATCAAGAGAGGATGGGCTCTTAGCTGTATACGGAGACCTGTCTCCAGAGAGACTGTTACTTGCCTATTCTAATGGAATATTTCCCTGGTTCTCAGAAGATGAACCAATACTATGGTGGTCTCCTGACCCTAGATTCATTCTCTATCCAAAAGACGTAAAAATTTCTCATTCTATGAAAAAAATAATTAAAAAGAATATATATAAAATTACATTTGACACTTGTTTTAGAGAAGTTATATATAATTGTGGTAATACAAGGAAAGAAAGTGGAACCTGGATTACTAATGAAATGATAGAAGCCTACTGCAAGCTCCATGAACTTGGTTTTGCACATTCTGTAGAAGCCTGGCATGAAAACAAGTTAGTAGGTGGACTATATGGAATTATCATTGGAAAATGTTTTTTTGGAGAATCTATGTTTTCTACTATGAGTAATAGTTCTAAAGCAGCTTTTATTACTCTTTGCAAATTATTAGAGGAAAAAAATTTTATTGTAATAGACTGCCAAGTTTATACTCAACATCTTGAAAGCTTAGGTGCAGTAAACATTCCTAGAAATGAATTTTTAGAACTTGTTCAAAAAGGGATTTCAATGTACCCATTAAAATTATCCTTTAATAAAAAATGA
- a CDS encoding small, acid-soluble spore protein, alpha/beta type, whose translation MANKKSKGRFSVSEGREAAAKFKLEAAEEVGIPTKGTHSVNVTSEQKNSVGVINKSNKGTKKI comes from the coding sequence ATGGCAAATAAAAAAAGTAAAGGTAGATTCTCTGTATCAGAGGGAAGAGAAGCTGCAGCTAAATTTAAGCTGGAAGCTGCCGAAGAAGTTGGAATTCCAACTAAAGGAACACATAGTGTGAATGTTACTTCAGAACAAAAAAATTCTGTTGGTGTAATTAATAAATCTAATAAAGGAACTAAAAAAATATAA
- a CDS encoding NAD(P)H-dependent oxidoreductase, with the protein MKKLVILAHPNIEDSKINKRWKQELLQYPDKITIHEIYKEYPDWNIDVLKEQKLIETYDSIIFQFPLYWYSYPPLLKKWLDDVFTHGWSYGSKGHKLKGKKLGIAMSIGDKKDNYLPSGSVKFTVDEVIAPFKATAVHVGAVSLPYFAIFGASYQASDEDINQSAKDYIKYIFDHK; encoded by the coding sequence ATGAAAAAACTTGTAATTTTAGCACACCCGAACATAGAAGATTCAAAAATAAATAAAAGATGGAAACAGGAATTGCTTCAATATCCTGATAAAATTACTATTCATGAGATTTACAAAGAGTATCCAGACTGGAATATTGATGTTTTAAAAGAGCAAAAATTAATCGAGACATACGATAGTATTATATTCCAATTTCCATTATATTGGTATAGCTATCCCCCGTTATTAAAAAAGTGGTTGGATGATGTTTTCACTCATGGGTGGTCTTATGGTTCTAAAGGTCATAAGCTCAAAGGGAAGAAGCTGGGGATAGCAATGTCAATTGGCGATAAAAAAGATAATTATTTGCCTTCCGGTTCAGTTAAATTTACAGTAGATGAGGTTATTGCTCCTTTTAAAGCAACCGCAGTGCATGTTGGTGCAGTCTCTTTGCCATATTTTGCTATATTTGGGGCTTCGTATCAAGCTAGTGATGAAGATATTAACCAGAGCGCAAAAGACTATATCAAATATATCTTTGACCATAAGTAA
- a CDS encoding winged helix-turn-helix transcriptional regulator, with the protein MKQYNLGIEATLEIIGGKWKALIICLLMHGKKRTSELQRRIPTITQKVLIQQLRELEEDGIVGRIVYNQMPPRVEYHITEYGVSVNKIIDLMCSWGRDNIKKRQQQGEDIELLPNDLKAID; encoded by the coding sequence ATGAAGCAATATAATTTAGGTATAGAAGCTACACTTGAAATAATCGGAGGTAAATGGAAAGCATTAATCATATGCCTTTTAATGCATGGAAAAAAAAGGACAAGCGAATTACAACGTCGTATTCCGACTATTACTCAAAAGGTTCTTATTCAACAACTTCGTGAACTTGAAGAGGATGGTATTGTAGGTAGAATTGTATATAATCAAATGCCTCCCAGAGTTGAGTATCATATTACAGAGTATGGAGTATCAGTAAATAAAATAATTGATTTAATGTGTTCTTGGGGAAGAGATAATATTAAAAAAAGACAACAACAGGGAGAAGATATAGAATTATTACCAAATGATTTAAAAGCTATTGATTAG
- a CDS encoding IS256 family transposase yields MSFSRKELIKQLIKETKPTSAKDVQETLKDLFADTLKEMLEAELDDHLGYSKYDYKNKNTSNSRNGRSSKKVISDLGEFQLDVPRDRNSSFEPEVVKKNQTDISGIEDQVIGMYAKGMTTRDIATHLENIYGFEASPTLISGITDKITPIAKEWQNRPLEAVYPIIFMDAIHYKVKQDNRVINKAAYAVIGVNLDGIKEVLGIWIGANETSKYWLLVLNELKNRGVNDILIACVDGLNGFKEAIKAIYPRTEIQRCIIHQIRNSSKYVSYKDLKAFNADLKLVYTSATEDAALAELAKFEEKWGDKYLIAIRSWKANWEELSTFFKYPPEIRKIIYTTNAMESYNRQLRKVTKSKSVFPSDDALLKMLYLATMDISKKWTQSIRGWAQILAQLSIYFSDRLETVIF; encoded by the coding sequence ATGTCTTTTTCAAGAAAGGAACTTATTAAACAACTTATTAAGGAAACAAAGCCTACAAGTGCAAAAGATGTTCAAGAAACATTGAAAGATCTATTCGCCGATACGCTTAAAGAAATGTTAGAAGCGGAGCTTGATGACCATCTGGGATATTCTAAATATGACTACAAAAATAAAAATACATCTAATAGTAGAAATGGACGAAGCTCTAAAAAGGTAATTTCAGATCTTGGAGAATTTCAACTTGATGTACCAAGAGATAGAAACAGTAGTTTTGAACCGGAGGTTGTTAAGAAAAATCAAACAGATATATCTGGAATTGAAGATCAAGTTATTGGTATGTATGCAAAAGGAATGACTACCAGAGATATTGCTACTCACTTAGAAAACATATATGGTTTTGAGGCTTCGCCTACACTAATATCTGGTATAACAGATAAAATTACTCCTATAGCTAAAGAATGGCAAAATAGACCATTAGAAGCCGTTTATCCTATAATCTTTATGGATGCCATACATTATAAAGTTAAACAGGATAATAGAGTCATAAACAAGGCTGCTTACGCAGTTATTGGAGTAAACTTAGATGGTATTAAAGAAGTTTTGGGAATTTGGATTGGAGCTAATGAAACATCAAAATACTGGCTCTTAGTATTAAATGAACTTAAAAATAGAGGGGTTAATGATATACTTATAGCTTGTGTTGATGGTCTTAATGGATTTAAAGAAGCTATTAAAGCGATTTATCCTCGTACTGAAATTCAGAGATGCATAATACATCAAATTAGAAACTCTTCTAAATATGTATCTTATAAAGATTTAAAAGCATTCAATGCAGATTTAAAACTAGTATATACATCTGCAACAGAAGATGCAGCCTTAGCGGAGCTAGCTAAATTTGAAGAAAAATGGGGAGATAAATATCTTATTGCTATCCGCTCATGGAAAGCTAATTGGGAAGAACTTTCTACATTCTTCAAATACCCGCCAGAGATACGAAAAATAATATATACTACCAATGCAATGGAAAGCTATAATAGACAATTAAGAAAAGTAACCAAGAGTAAAAGCGTATTTCCTTCAGATGATGCTTTACTTAAAATGCTTTATCTAGCAACAATGGATATAAGCAAAAAGTGGACCCAATCTATACGTGGATGGGCTCAAATACTAGCTCAATTATCTATATATTTTAGTGATAGGCTTGAAACTGTAATTTTTTAA
- a CDS encoding conjugal transfer protein, translating to MIVNVSVKYLDQQTKATQISQFTLTLQKFENWTIIK from the coding sequence ATCATTGTAAATGTATCCGTGAAATACCTAGACCAACAAACGAAAGCAACTCAAATCTCACAATTTACTTTAACCTTACAAAAGTTTGAAAATTGGACAATTATAAAATAA
- a CDS encoding YkgJ family cysteine cluster protein, translating to MIEPSKIEEEFKKAEDENYAFRTYLKNHADSDELDEQFAKLHSELFHNYDCNKCRNCCKIYSITFEETEIESAAKLLKMTKGEFMNKHIEMTANGYEVKGKPCYFLSESGICKIESCKPEGYRDYPFTNKPERLFSLYSIIGSAGVCPVVFEILERLKKMYNFKRRKRN from the coding sequence ATGATAGAGCCATCAAAAATAGAAGAAGAATTTAAAAAGGCTGAAGATGAAAATTATGCTTTTAGAACATATTTAAAAAATCATGCAGATTCAGACGAATTAGATGAGCAATTTGCGAAGCTTCATAGTGAATTATTCCATAATTATGATTGTAATAAGTGTAGAAATTGCTGCAAGATATATTCAATAACCTTTGAAGAAACTGAAATAGAGTCAGCTGCAAAGTTACTTAAAATGACAAAGGGGGAATTTATGAATAAACACATAGAAATGACTGCTAATGGATATGAGGTAAAAGGAAAACCATGTTATTTCCTAAGTGAAAGTGGCATATGCAAGATTGAAAGCTGTAAACCAGAAGGTTATAGAGATTATCCATTTACAAATAAGCCAGAGAGATTATTCAGTTTGTACAGCATAATTGGCTCTGCGGGTGTATGTCCAGTTGTTTTTGAAATACTTGAAAGACTGAAAAAAATGTATAATTTCAAAAGAAGAAAAAGAAATTAA
- a CDS encoding plasmid pRiA4b ORF-3 family protein, translating to MIINCTKKLQDELKINPILSEVEDPLFSWHANIIKINRRNAVVLVNDASRYSVILYGLKTKEFKNISALIVDAIYRTFVDDGINPEVVLNYLQDAGEIVFSKTQNRTLVSRMNKGCEAAEVYSDFIAENSIIQTCLAKKAYRFIYVDCESEIKHPNEILYEELEKKYKNPIIMCKAIKIKVKLDLEKFHIWRSAIVPLNYTFGEFHQVMQKLFDWKDYHLHDFLVYRGDEPIINIVGSEEDFEYQMDTPMVMESKVKLSDYLPEYKSLKYRYDYGDNWEHIIKVEDAIFDYDKNYSYCLDGSGDKPPEDVGGEHGYEEFIEIMSNPIHEEYEHMKQWADSQDYGGFDIDMVNRKLKYLW from the coding sequence ATGATAATAAACTGTACAAAAAAGTTGCAAGATGAATTGAAAATCAATCCGATTCTTTCTGAAGTAGAAGACCCTTTATTTTCCTGGCACGCAAATATTATAAAGATCAATCGAAGAAACGCAGTTGTGCTTGTCAATGATGCAAGCCGTTATTCAGTTATATTATATGGTTTAAAAACAAAAGAGTTTAAGAATATCTCTGCACTTATTGTAGATGCGATTTATAGGACCTTTGTAGATGATGGAATTAATCCGGAGGTTGTTTTAAATTATTTACAAGATGCTGGTGAAATAGTTTTCTCCAAAACGCAAAACAGAACTCTCGTTTCTAGGATGAATAAAGGTTGCGAGGCGGCAGAAGTATATTCTGATTTTATTGCAGAAAATAGTATTATCCAGACCTGCTTGGCTAAAAAAGCATACCGTTTTATTTATGTTGATTGCGAAAGCGAAATTAAACATCCAAATGAAATACTTTATGAAGAATTAGAGAAAAAATATAAAAATCCCATTATTATGTGCAAGGCAATAAAAATAAAAGTAAAATTAGATCTAGAAAAATTTCATATATGGAGAAGTGCAATTGTTCCTCTTAATTATACCTTTGGAGAATTTCATCAAGTAATGCAAAAACTGTTTGATTGGAAAGATTATCACCTGCATGATTTTTTGGTTTACAGAGGAGATGAGCCAATCATAAATATTGTTGGAAGTGAAGAAGATTTTGAATATCAAATGGATACTCCTATGGTTATGGAAAGTAAAGTGAAGCTTTCAGATTATCTTCCCGAATACAAAAGTCTGAAATATAGATATGATTACGGAGATAATTGGGAACATATCATCAAAGTTGAGGATGCTATTTTTGACTATGACAAAAATTATTCTTATTGTTTAGATGGCAGTGGCGATAAACCTCCAGAAGATGTAGGCGGAGAACATGGATATGAAGAATTTATAGAAATTATGAGTAATCCTATTCACGAAGAATATGAGCATATGAAACAATGGGCAGACAGTCAGGATTATGGGGGATTTGATATTGATATGGTTAATAGAAAATTGAAGTATTTGTGGTAG
- a CDS encoding retropepsin-like aspartic protease, whose product MKIEYRDGLIYTSINISYKGNSKIIDNVVIDTGAAGSIISPDAVDDIGIYAELGDRIMEYYGVGGSSHIAFIKKINEIKLGSQGIKDIEIDFGIIDTTGEINGLIGLDILIKVGAIIDLKNLNIDIS is encoded by the coding sequence ATGAAAATTGAATATAGAGATGGATTAATATATACATCTATTAATATTTCCTATAAAGGTAATTCAAAGATAATTGATAATGTGGTAATTGATACTGGAGCAGCTGGTTCCATTATATCTCCTGATGCAGTAGATGACATCGGAATATATGCTGAGCTGGGTGATAGAATTATGGAATACTACGGTGTTGGTGGAAGTTCACATATTGCTTTTATAAAAAAGATTAATGAAATTAAATTAGGCTCTCAAGGTATAAAAGATATTGAAATTGACTTTGGTATAATTGATACTACAGGAGAGATAAATGGATTGATTGGATTGGACATTCTTATTAAAGTTGGAGCAATAATTGATTTGAAAAATTTGAATATTGATATAAGTTGA